One Myxococcales bacterium genomic window, AGACGAGGTGTCCTTGGCCATGAGCGACCTCACGGAGGACGCAAGGCGTCGCGAGCAACGCTCGCTCCTTGCGCTCGCGGTGTTGGCGCTCCTGACGCTCGGCGTCGGGGTCCTCGTGTCGTGGCACACGCGCAAGCTCCTCGCGCCGCTGCAAGGGGTCACGGAGCGCGCCCGCGCCGTCGCGCGCGGCGATCTCGTCCCGCGAGAAGTCGTGAAGGCCGACGACGAGATCGGGCAGCTGGCCGCGTCCTTCGAGCAGATGGTCGGCGCGGTGGCGGGCGCGCAAGAGAAGGCCCTCGCCAACGAACGCTTCGCGGCCATCGGAAAAATGGCCGCGCACGTCACGCATGAAATTCGAAACCCGCTGTCGTCAATCGGCCTCAACCTCGACCTCCTGGAAGAGGAGCTGGTGCGGCACGAGACGCCCGACGATGCGCTGGCGCTCCTGAAGGCCGTGGGTCGCGAGGTCGGTCGCCTCGAGCTCTTGTCGGAGGAATACCTGAGGCTCGCGCGCTTGCCGTCCCCGCGCATGGAAGCGGAAGACATCCGGGGCGTCGTAGCGGACGTGGTCGAGTTCGCGAAACCGGAGTTTGAGCGCTCCGGAACAAGGGCCGTCGTGCACGTCGCCGAGGCGCTGCCACCGGTGCTCTTCGACGAGGCGCAAGTGCGTCAGGCGCTGCTCAACCTCCTGCGCAACGCGCGGGAGGCCATGCCCGCTGGGGGCGAGATCGACGTCCGCGTCGACGCCGAGGGCATGAGCGTCGTGATTCGCATCGAGGATCGCGGAGGCGGCATTCCCGACGACATCCGTTCGCGGGTCTTCGACCCCTTCTTTTCGACCAAGGGTGAGGGCACGGGCCTCGGCCTCGCCATCACGCGCCAGATCGTCCTCGCTCACGGCGGAGCGTTGTCGGCCGAGGCTCGTGAGGGCGGCGGCACATCGTTCCGCGTAGCGCTTCCCATCGCGCCGGCCCGCGCGACGGCAATGCCGCTGCCACGGATCGGCGCCGCGAGTTAGGCCGCGGCTCGTCCGCCGAAGTGCGGTATGACGTGGCATGCGCACCGACGGCCGCTCCGCCAACGCTCTTCGCCCCATCGAGATCCTTCCCGGCTTTCACCGCCCGTCCGAGGGCTCGGTCCTCTATCGAGCAGGCGGCACTGTGGTCCTTTGCACGGCGTCGTTGGAGTCGAAGGTCCCCCCTTTCCTCGAAGGCAAGGGCAAGGGTTGGCTCACGGCCGAATACCAGATGCACCCGCGCGCGAATCCGCCGCGCCGCGAGAGCCGCGATGGCCGCTCGAAGCCCCTCGGCGGTCGAAGCCACGAGATTCAGCGCCTCATCGGTCGCGCCTTGCGTGCCGCGATCTTCCTCGACAAGCTCGGCGAGCGAACGCTGACGGTCGACTGTGACGTCCTCGAAGCCGACGGCGGCACACGCACGGCGTCGATCACCGGGGGCTTCGTCGCCATGGCCCTGGCCATCGACAAGCTCAAGAAGCGCGGCGACCTCAAGGAGCCGGTGCTCCGCGAGCCCATCGCCGCTGTCAGCTCCGGCATGCTCAAGGACGGGAGCGTGGTCCTCGACCTTTGCTACGTAGAAGACTCGAGCGCTGAGGTTGATCTCAACGTCGTCGCCGCAAGATCGGGCGCCATCGTCGAGATCCAAGGGACCGCCGAGGGGGCGCCCGCGCCGAGGGCGAAGGTTGATGCCATGCTCGACTGCGCGCTCTTGGGGATCGCGGAGTTGGTCAAGATTCAGCTCGGTGCACTTGCGGGCGCCGGCGTCGACGTGGCGACGCTCTTCGCGGCGGAAAAGGCGTGAAGCACGCGCTGCTCGTGGCCACGGGTAACGCCGGCAAGCTCGTCGAGTTGCGGGCGCTGTTGGCCGATCTCCCGGTCGACGTGCTCGCGCCGGCCGACGTCCTCCGCGAGCCGAAGGCCGTCGTCGAAGACGGGGACACCTTCGTCAAGAACGCGACCAAGAAGGCGCGCGCCTTCGCCGAGGCGAGCATGATGTTGTGCCTCGCCGACGACTCAGGCCTCGAGGTCGACATTCTCGGCGGCGCGCCCGGCGTTCGCTCGGCGCGGTACGCCCACGAACGGGCGACGGACGCGGAGAACCGGGCGGCCTTGCTCGCTGCCCTTGAAGCCGTCGACGATCCCCTCTCGATTCGTCACGCCGGCGCGACCCCGGAGTTGCATCGCCCCAGCGATCGCTTGCGCGCTCGCTTTCGCTGCGCGCTCGTCTTGGTCGACCCGTTCGCTGACGGCGCGGTCGCCGTCAGCGAGGGCTCAGCGGAAGGCACCATCCTTCGCACGCCGCGCGGCTCCGGCGGCTTCGGCTACGACCCGCTCTTCGTCGTCGAAGGCGCCGATGGCCGAACGATGGCCGAGCTCACGAGCGCGGAGAAGAACGCCCTCAGCCATCGCGGCAAAGCGCTCGCGGCGATGCGACCGAACCTCGTGGCGATCTTGGCGGCGCGCACGCGGCGCCTGGCCGCGATCTTCGCTTAGGCCGTCGAACCAGTTCTGCCGCAGCCTCAGGCGATCCGTCGCTCGGTCGCGCCGGACTTCGGCTGGACGCCGGACCGCGGCGCACTGTCAGCGCGCACGAGCGGGGGCATCGGCCGAGGGAGCCCCGTGGCCGCAGCCTCGATGATCGCCCCGCCGCGCTCGAGCCAGCTGCGTCGCGCGCGCTCGGGGATCTCGCCGGCGAGGTGGCTCACGAGATCACGCGCCACGTCCATCGTCACGCTCTCGGTCGTCACGTTGAAGCGCTTGAGCCCCGCCAAGAAGAGCATCTTGCCAAGAGGGCCGACGTCAGACACGAGCTCGCGCTCAAGCGCCTGCACCGCATTCGGAGGCATCGACGAAGTCCGGTCGCGACGCGGCGCCGTGCTAAGCGCCGAGATCTTGATCGCGAGAACGTTGAGCTGCAGACGCAACGCGACCTCATCGGCCTCCGCTGCGCAGATGACGGCGCAGACGAAGGCGCCCATGCGACGCACGAGGATCTTGAAGCTGCCGATGTCGCGACGGGCCTCGTCGGCGCGAGCCCGAAGCGTCGACTCGACGAGCAGGCGCATCGACGCTCGCGTCTCGGCGCTCGCGCCGGAGGAGCGGTCGAGGTGGACTCGCCCCTGCGCGTCGAACAGCGCGCTCCCGCGGACATGTTGAACGCGCACGACTCGGTCAAGGAGCTCTTCCATGGACGGGGCCTTTCTCAGCCTGCTCGCGGACGCGTCCGGTTGGTGCGGAGGGACGCGGTGAGCGGCGACCTGTTTGGAGTAGCAGCGCGGGACTGTGGCGCCACAGGCCACACGCCGATTTGTCGCATGCTTACGCAGTGTTACAAGACAGATACGTTGTCTCGAGCGGGCGACAGCACACCTCTCCCCTCATCACGAAGTGGCCGCGATGATTGAGCAGGCCACGCGCCCCGGGCGCTCGTGAGGCACGCGTCGGACGGGTGACCGGCGATCCAGGGGCCGTGTCGTTTGGACTTCCGGCGCCAAAAAAAAATCTCGCTGGCCGCGAAGCCGCGCGGACCGGGTCAGTCGCCGAACAGATCGAAGTGCGCGCCGCAGCCGATGCCGACGACGAGATACGAGCGCTGCGAGCCGGAGATGCTTCCGTCGATGAACGTCGGCCTGTCAGCGCCATCGCCTTGAGGGGCGTAGAAGATCTCGCCGCTCGACTGAGACATGCTGCCGCCGGAGAGGTGGGCGAGCGGACTTAGCGTGAATCGCGTCGACATCCGAATCTCTGCGCCCAATCCCAGACGGAAGATCTCTGGTGCCTGCATCTTGAAGGAGTGACCCTCGCGAGCGACGCTGATCGTTCGCCGGCCGACGGAGAGGTCTGCGAGGAACCCGGTGCGGTGAACGTTGCCGATGATGAAGCGAAAGCCGAGCCCCGCGAGGATGCTCTGCGCGGACGTGTTGTCGTCGAAGCGATGCCCCGGCTGAAGGACCGCGTATTCGAGCAACAAGTACGGGATGTACCGGTGGTTGAGTCGAACGCCAACGTTCGCCTCGCCGGCGAGCCCTTGCCCGATGAAGTTGCCCGTCGTCTCCTCGCGATTCTGTGCGTTGACGAAGAACGCTCCCCCGTAGCCGAGGAGGCCCAGGCGGGCGCCGACCCAGAACGCCGTCTGGGGCGCGTGGACCGAGGGCGGCGCGGGCTCGAACGCATACGGCGGAGGCTTCTCCGCGGGCGGCGCTTCTTGCGTCGGGGGCGCGGGCTGGGCGGCCGGGAGAGCTGCGGCGGGCGGAGCCGCCAACGGCGCGTCGTCTGCTCGGGCCACCGCCGCGATGGCGAACGCCAAGACGAAGGCCGCGCTGCCGAGCCGATGGATCTTCAACCGAGAGGTTTGCACTTGGCGGGGCCCCGGCCTGGGTGAGGCCTCTTGCCCATGATAAGCCATAAGGGCCGTGCAACCTTGGAAGCAGATTGGAAGGTACGGGACCGTCGGCCTCGAGCTGGTCGTCTCGATGGGCCTTGGCTTCTGGGTTGGTCGCTGGGCCGACGGCAAGCTGGGCACCAAGTACCTGACCCTCGTCGGCCTCGCCTTGGGCGTCTTTGCCGGCTTCCGCAACCTCATGAAGGCCGCGAACGAGATGCAGCGGGAAGCCGACCGAGAGGCCGACCTAGAGAGCAAGCAGCTCCCATCACGGTTGGCAACGCGTGCTCCGCGCGAAGGCGACGGTCCGAGTCCTCCGCGGGCCAACGCGCCAGGGAATCCCCACGATGGCCCGCCGAGCTGATCGCACCTTCGAAGTGACGCTCCGCGCCGTGTCGGTCACGGCCCTCGCCTTGAGCGTCGGGGCGTTCGTCCGGAGCGGCGGTGGGGCCGCGGCGTCGACGTTGGTCGGCGGCGCCGTTGCCGTCGCGAACCTGATGGCCATGCGCCAGATTCTCGGCGGCGTGATCGACAGCACGACGGAGGGCGACCTCAACAAGGGGCGACGCTGGGAACCCTCGCCGTGCTCAAGCTCTTCGGGCTCTTCGCCGTCGTCGCGCTCGTGTTGATTCGCAAGTGGGCGGCGCCGATTCCCTTCGTGGTGGGGTACGTGGCCCTACCCGTAGGAATCGCGGTTGGTGCGTTGCTCACAGCGCACGATGGGGATGACACCACCAACGAGTGAGAACGGGTGAGTGGCCGACTCGACCCGGCATCACGACTCGCCAAAGGCGGGCGCGCGCGCTTGCTGCGAAGGCGCGAATCCCGTAGGAAACGGCCGTGAACCCTAGGCCGCTTCACGCTCGCGCTGGCCATGTGCTCGCGGCGGCTGCGCTAGGCGTCGGGTGTCAGATCCTTCTCTCTGAATCCGGCGAAGTGACGACCGGCGCGGCCGCGGCAAGCGACGCCGGCATCGACGGGCGCGATGGCGCAAACCCGCAGCCGGATGCAGGCATCACGTACCGCGGGCTAAGCAACCTGACGTCGGCGCAGACGCAGACGCTCTCGATTCCGAATCTCAGGGAGGCCAGACCTGGTGACCTCGTGTGGCTGGCGTTGGAGCTCCAAGGGACCAAGCCGCTCGGCATCACGCTGCTCGACGGAGGGAGCCCGGCCGCGGCGGGCTTCGCCGATCGCGGCTCGATGGACACGCAGGGACCTGGCCAATGCAACAACGGGCAGGGCGGCACCCACACGACTCAGTTCTATTCGCGGATCGCGGAAGCCGTGGAGCCGCCCTACGAGTTCCTCTTTCCGCAGCCGGTCTACGCGAGCGCCGTCGTGGTGGGCTACGGCGGGGTCGACGACCGGAACCCCATCGCGAACCAGAAACCGGCGGGGCGCTTCGGGGGGACGACCGACGGTGGGGTCATCACCTATGTGGTGCCGGCCATTCCCGAGAGCAAGGCCGACGCCGAGCTCCTCTACTTCATCGCCGACGTCGGCGGCGGCTCTTGGGCCACTGCCGAGCCGCTGACACCGCGCGTGACGGGAGGCTTCCTGGCGCTCTTTACGGGCTCCTCGGCGACGGGCGGGGCGTCGCCAAGGACCTTCACGGTGCAGGCCGCGCCAGCATGCCAGGCCAACGCCACGGCGATGCTCGTGGCGCTTCGACCACGCTAGACCGAGCCTTCAAATCCTGCCGCTGAACCCCTGAAAAATCATCGCCGTGGGCCCTAGTTTGGTGTAAGGCCAAGCACCCTTTGGGTGTCGCTCCGCGCGCCCGAAACCCGAGCCGGTCCCCATGCCCGAACACACGTCGTTCTTCAGCTATCTCGTCGCCATGTTTCCGGCCCTCGGCCACAACATGGAGGCGCTGGGCCACACGGTTTTTGGCAAGCCCGTCGACGCACACAAGGCCGAACCCCTCTTGGCGAGCGCCTTCGTTGTCCTCATCATTGCCGTGCTCGGTCACTTCACGAAGAAGAGCATCGAGAACCACGAGTCGGCGGTCATCCCCGACGACAAGCTCTCGCTGCGCACGTTCATGGAAGTCTTTATTGGCGTCTTCTACGACACCGTGAAAGACGTCATGGGCGCGAAGAAGGCGAAGCGGTATTTCCCGCTCATTGGGACGCTGGCGCTCTTCATCTTCTTCTCAAACGTGCTGGGCATGATCCCGGGCTTCAGCCCGCCAACGTCGTCTTGGAACCTGACGCTCGCGTGTTCGCTGGTGGTGTTCGTCGCGTTCAACGCTTGGGGCATCAAGGAGAACGGGCTCGGCTATTTCAAGCACATGATGGGGCCGTGGTACCTGAGCTGGCTGATCTTCCCGATCGAGCTCATGAGCCTCTGCATCCGCCCCGTGACGCTGTCGGTCCGCCTCATGCTCAACATGTCGGTCGACCACCTGCTCTTGTCGATCTTCCTCGGCCTCTTCATGTTCCTCTTGCCGATCCCCGTCATGGTGCTCGGCACGCTCGTCGTCCTCGTCCAGACCTACGTCTTCTGCCTCCTGACTTCGATCTACATCGCCCTGGCGACGGAGCACGAAGAGCACGGGGAGCACGGCGCCGGACATGGACACGGCGATTCCCACGCTCACTGAGCTCTGAACGTTAGGCCGCGCACGATCTCCCTTCCCCGCCGAACGGAAAACGATTACACGGCGGGCCTCGCTTCTAGATTCCTTCTGCTTCCCCCCTCTCGTTTCCCACTGATTCAACATTAGGAGTTCTCGACGATGTCGCTCTCGAAGAAGCTGGCCGGCTCGGCGCTCGCCGCCACTCTCCTCACCCTCTTCTGGTCTTCGGTTGCGTTCGCGCAGGAGCACGGCGCCAAGGTCGCCTCCAACGAGAACGACGTGAAGATGTGGGCCGCCATCGGAGCCGGCATCGCCATCGGCCTCGGCGTCCTCGGCGGCACCATGGGCCAAGGCCGCGCCGCGAGCTCCGCGCTCGAAGGCATCGCGCGCAACCCCGGCGCCGCTGCCCGGATCCAGACCCCGATGATTCTCGGTCTCGCCCTCATCGAGTCGCTCGTGCTCTTCGCACTGGTCGTCTCGCTGTTCATCCTCGGCAAGATCTGAGACGCGGCCCGCCTCGCGGGCTCCAACGTCGGAAAAGGCGCGCCCCTCGGGGCGCGCTTTCCTTTTTTGTCCTCGGAGCCGCGGCGGGCGCGGGGATTTGGGGGGAAGTTCCGGGCTCTATTCCGCGTAGCGGGTTTGAGACGGCGCTTTGGACGAGCGCGGTTGAAGCGGGAGGGTCACCTTCCGTCAATCCCCCGATGCGCAGCGCCCCCTCCCCCGCCCACGAGCTCGTACGCACCTTG contains:
- a CDS encoding non-canonical purine NTP pyrophosphatase, translated to MKHALLVATGNAGKLVELRALLADLPVDVLAPADVLREPKAVVEDGDTFVKNATKKARAFAEASMMLCLADDSGLEVDILGGAPGVRSARYAHERATDAENRAALLAALEAVDDPLSIRHAGATPELHRPSDRLRARFRCALVLVDPFADGAVAVSEGSAEGTILRTPRGSGGFGYDPLFVVEGADGRTMAELTSAEKNALSHRGKALAAMRPNLVAILAARTRRLAAIFA
- the atpB gene encoding F0F1 ATP synthase subunit A, with translation MPEHTSFFSYLVAMFPALGHNMEALGHTVFGKPVDAHKAEPLLASAFVVLIIAVLGHFTKKSIENHESAVIPDDKLSLRTFMEVFIGVFYDTVKDVMGAKKAKRYFPLIGTLALFIFFSNVLGMIPGFSPPTSSWNLTLACSLVVFVAFNAWGIKENGLGYFKHMMGPWYLSWLIFPIELMSLCIRPVTLSVRLMLNMSVDHLLLSIFLGLFMFLLPIPVMVLGTLVVLVQTYVFCLLTSIYIALATEHEEHGEHGAGHGHGDSHAH
- a CDS encoding AtpZ/AtpI family protein, whose protein sequence is MGLGFWVGRWADGKLGTKYLTLVGLALGVFAGFRNLMKAANEMQREADREADLESKQLPSRLATRAPREGDGPSPPRANAPGNPHDGPPS
- a CDS encoding HAMP domain-containing protein yields the protein MTTEIARRAGVAPRTSVAGRVLASFTVTVVAFAITVGWSVVAQRTTARHSDELTRGYVPVALKLGQLRATQATISFLVDGIPNERAPESTHQVLLTLVSARRTKFLETRYAVEQGLSAVASETATAFAARWGAELRASEESLSDDRADFERLFAALGAAERGEALRVVSIVAAEEHEAERRLHQLADEVSLAMSDLTEDARRREQRSLLALAVLALLTLGVGVLVSWHTRKLLAPLQGVTERARAVARGDLVPREVVKADDEIGQLAASFEQMVGAVAGAQEKALANERFAAIGKMAAHVTHEIRNPLSSIGLNLDLLEEELVRHETPDDALALLKAVGREVGRLELLSEEYLRLARLPSPRMEAEDIRGVVADVVEFAKPEFERSGTRAVVHVAEALPPVLFDEAQVRQALLNLLRNAREAMPAGGEIDVRVDAEGMSVVIRIEDRGGGIPDDIRSRVFDPFFSTKGEGTGLGLAITRQIVLAHGGALSAEAREGGGTSFRVALPIAPARATAMPLPRIGAAS
- the rph gene encoding ribonuclease PH, whose translation is MRTDGRSANALRPIEILPGFHRPSEGSVLYRAGGTVVLCTASLESKVPPFLEGKGKGWLTAEYQMHPRANPPRRESRDGRSKPLGGRSHEIQRLIGRALRAAIFLDKLGERTLTVDCDVLEADGGTRTASITGGFVAMALAIDKLKKRGDLKEPVLREPIAAVSSGMLKDGSVVLDLCYVEDSSAEVDLNVVAARSGAIVEIQGTAEGAPAPRAKVDAMLDCALLGIAELVKIQLGALAGAGVDVATLFAAEKA
- a CDS encoding ATP synthase F0 subunit C, whose translation is MSLSKKLAGSALAATLLTLFWSSVAFAQEHGAKVASNENDVKMWAAIGAGIAIGLGVLGGTMGQGRAASSALEGIARNPGAAARIQTPMILGLALIESLVLFALVVSLFILGKI